The Mucilaginibacter yixingensis genome window below encodes:
- a CDS encoding S41 family peptidase, translating to MKKVLLCICMGLFLFSACSKKKSDPTPDSSNTPPADGSTLDKIRDSVFLYAKEDYYWYDALPSYVNFNPRGYTSTTSDLDALTKELNAISQLKINPATGQPYEYYSLSPGQAKYSFIDEGQASGKLNAVTGDFGFAPLYASTNDLRIKYVYPGSPAGLAGLRRGDQITAINGRTSLSYDGNTTSTNVNFVINAYAYSSTISMTLQRVDASNNVTTFSVSLNAASYTINPILATKTITVNASKKVGYIMFNSFVNLTNVQTALSTAFSSFAGSGITDLVVDLRYNGGGYVETAIYLDNLIAPSSANGQLMFNTYYNSNLTSGNTAMLKNQVRTNTQGTYNLSQVDYTLASQYNKVTFGKVGSLNNLQHVFFIVTGSTASAAELTINNLRPYMNVQLIGSTTYGKPVGFFEIDINKYQMYIPEFETKNASNQGGYFTGMVPGSADYPGKVATDDPTHDFGDVNENLLKQAINFVTNGTYATDNLAIQSTGGVTFTLTDQDNFVKRDNVRKFNGMVMQNLKLKQ from the coding sequence ATGAAAAAAGTATTACTGTGTATTTGCATGGGTTTGTTTCTTTTCTCTGCATGCAGTAAAAAGAAGAGCGATCCTACGCCCGATTCGTCTAATACACCACCGGCAGATGGCTCTACTTTAGATAAGATTAGAGACTCTGTATTTCTTTATGCCAAAGAAGATTACTATTGGTATGATGCCTTGCCGAGCTACGTCAACTTTAATCCGCGAGGCTATACCTCAACCACCAGCGATCTGGACGCACTTACCAAAGAGTTGAATGCTATTTCTCAGCTCAAAATCAATCCGGCAACGGGGCAACCGTATGAGTATTACTCACTATCGCCTGGCCAGGCCAAATATTCATTTATAGATGAAGGACAGGCATCAGGCAAATTGAATGCCGTAACAGGCGATTTTGGATTTGCACCGCTGTATGCGTCCACCAATGATCTGCGCATCAAATATGTTTATCCCGGGTCGCCGGCTGGTTTGGCAGGCTTACGTCGTGGCGATCAGATCACCGCAATAAACGGCCGTACCAGCTTGAGTTATGATGGCAACACCACGTCTACCAACGTAAACTTTGTAATTAATGCTTACGCCTACAGCAGCACCATCAGCATGACCCTCCAACGGGTTGACGCCAGTAATAACGTTACCACTTTCAGCGTCAGCCTGAATGCGGCCAGCTATACCATCAACCCAATTTTGGCCACTAAAACCATTACCGTTAATGCCAGTAAAAAGGTTGGCTACATTATGTTTAACAGTTTTGTGAACCTTACCAATGTGCAAACGGCTCTAAGCACCGCCTTTAGCAGCTTTGCAGGCAGCGGTATTACAGACCTGGTGGTGGATTTACGTTATAATGGTGGCGGATATGTAGAAACAGCCATTTATCTGGATAATTTGATTGCGCCATCATCTGCTAACGGGCAGTTAATGTTTAATACTTATTATAATTCTAATCTTACCAGCGGTAATACAGCTATGCTGAAAAACCAGGTGCGCACCAATACGCAAGGCACTTACAATCTTTCGCAGGTTGACTATACTTTGGCGTCACAATATAATAAAGTGACTTTTGGCAAAGTGGGCTCGTTGAACAACCTGCAGCACGTATTCTTTATTGTAACCGGCTCAACAGCTTCGGCTGCCGAGTTGACCATCAACAACCTGCGCCCATACATGAATGTGCAACTGATTGGTAGTACCACTTACGGTAAACCGGTAGGCTTTTTTGAAATTGATATTAATAAGTATCAGATGTATATCCCTGAGTTTGAAACTAAAAACGCTTCAAACCAGGGTGGCTATTTTACAGGAATGGTACCTGGTTCTGCAGATTATCCCGGCAAAGTAGCAACTGACGACCCAACCCACGATTTTGGCGATGTAAACGAGAATTTGTTGAAGCAAGCCATTAACTTTGTAACCAACGGCACGTATGCTACAGATAATTTAGCCATACAAAGTACTGGCGGTGTAACTTTTACGTTAACAGATCAGGATAATTTTGTTAAGAGAGACAATGTCCGTAAATTTAATGGCATGGTTATGCAGAACTTAAAATTGAAACAATAA
- the smc gene encoding chromosome segregation protein SMC — translation MKLTRLEIKGFKSFGDKIVINFDEGVTAIVGPNGCGKSNVVDSIRWVLGEQSTRMLRSEKMENIIFNGNRTRKPANLAEVSLTFDNTKNILPTDYSQVTLTRKLYRTGESEYRLNDVQCRLKDITDLFLDTGIGADSYSIIELKMIDEIITNKEGSRRSLFEEASGISKYKLRKKQTFNKLKDTEADLERVEDLLFEIEKNLKTLENQARKTERYYRLKEQYKALSITLASFRIAMFSQSLADIEQQEQRQKEEKSGVLTQIDSLEAELQKQKLDSVTKEKNLSIQQKATNEYVSKIRAYESEKKIKNEQLKFQQDKETRLSSELEQDRNQLNHVLYNIKRLSEERLQEEETLEQVKTRVADLKEAVDNLRAEQTDSRNQLNELTSINNRLQNQIYKAEKDLDILRIQEQALEQESLRNMEDAEGKEVELSHFNEVVADLQQRTEALQTELSVAVTAEEKLQEQIKTADEELTRVKDTAVVESRKLDAKQNEYNLTKSLVDNLEGFPESIRFLKKNQEWAKNAPLFSDVLFCREEYRVAIENYLEPMMNHYVVANYQEAISAIQLLSNASRGRAQFFILENYTDATTPPTDDVPADWLPALSVIEVEAKYRPLCNHLLKNVYLIDDGADNGLDTATLPSGSIVLGKSGKFNKTKLTMAGGSVGLFEGKRIGRAKNLENLAKEIKQSEIQVEKLKARAEELQHTLVELRAAGKAEEIRQKQQALNQLNTELVTVKTRQEQYQAFIENSRNRKEDIARKIEGIKTEMQTLQPQVIDFKSQKEEQAGLLLEKQEIFNELNEQLTVQSNSYNQENIRFHQQQNKVSGLMKDLDYRETQQEGLDKRITTNSAELTTVKAAIHEILQLSDTSDEDLLEMYAQKEELEKAARQAEQEYYSWKGLITEAENNISQLRRRKDNVELIESELRDKRTNLRVDLNSMKERLSVEFNIDIEELLNVEPPENENEDELRDKTDKMKRQLDDFGAINPMAVEAYNEMNERYTFIQNQKRDLIEAKTSLLATIQEIDDTAREKFMTAFINVRENFIHVFRSLFNEEDSCDLILTDPQNPLDSDIDIIAKPKGKRPLSINQLSGGEKTLTATAILFSLYLLKPAPFCIFDEVDAPLDDTNIDKFNNIIRKFSDSSQFIIVSHNKRTIASTDIIYGVTMVEQGVSRVVPVDLRELAD, via the coding sequence ATGAAGCTAACACGGCTGGAAATCAAGGGTTTTAAGAGTTTTGGAGATAAAATCGTCATTAATTTTGACGAGGGGGTTACGGCCATTGTGGGCCCGAATGGTTGCGGAAAGTCTAACGTGGTGGATTCCATTCGCTGGGTTTTGGGTGAGCAGAGCACCCGTATGCTGCGGTCTGAAAAGATGGAGAACATCATCTTTAACGGCAACAGAACACGTAAACCCGCCAACCTGGCCGAAGTTTCGCTTACTTTTGATAACACCAAGAACATCCTGCCGACTGATTACTCGCAGGTAACGCTTACCCGTAAGCTGTACCGTACCGGTGAGAGCGAGTACCGCCTGAACGATGTGCAATGCCGATTGAAGGACATTACTGATTTATTTCTTGATACGGGTATCGGCGCTGACTCCTACTCGATCATCGAGTTAAAGATGATTGACGAGATCATTACCAATAAAGAAGGCTCGCGCCGATCGCTGTTTGAAGAGGCATCGGGCATCTCTAAATATAAACTCCGCAAAAAACAGACATTTAATAAGTTAAAGGATACCGAGGCCGATCTGGAACGAGTGGAAGATCTATTGTTCGAGATTGAGAAAAACCTCAAAACTTTAGAAAACCAGGCACGCAAAACGGAGCGTTACTATCGCCTTAAAGAACAATATAAAGCGCTGAGCATTACGCTGGCCTCTTTCAGAATTGCTATGTTCAGCCAATCGCTGGCAGATATTGAGCAGCAGGAACAACGTCAGAAAGAAGAAAAGAGCGGCGTACTTACCCAGATTGACTCGCTCGAAGCCGAGCTGCAAAAACAAAAGCTGGACAGCGTTACCAAAGAGAAAAATCTGTCTATCCAGCAAAAAGCAACTAACGAGTACGTATCAAAGATCAGAGCTTACGAGAGTGAGAAGAAGATCAAGAACGAACAGTTAAAATTTCAGCAGGATAAAGAAACACGTCTGAGCAGCGAATTGGAGCAGGATCGTAACCAGCTGAACCACGTGCTCTACAACATCAAGCGCCTCAGCGAAGAGCGCCTGCAGGAGGAAGAAACACTGGAGCAGGTAAAAACCCGGGTAGCCGATCTGAAAGAAGCCGTAGACAACCTGCGTGCCGAACAAACCGACTCGCGTAATCAGCTTAATGAGCTAACAAGCATTAACAACCGCTTACAAAATCAGATCTACAAGGCCGAGAAAGATCTGGACATCTTGCGTATTCAGGAACAAGCGCTAGAGCAGGAAAGCCTGCGTAACATGGAAGATGCGGAAGGCAAAGAGGTAGAACTCTCTCACTTTAACGAGGTAGTGGCCGACTTGCAGCAGCGCACCGAAGCGCTGCAAACCGAACTGAGCGTTGCCGTGACGGCCGAAGAAAAGCTGCAGGAACAGATTAAAACCGCCGACGAAGAACTAACCCGCGTAAAAGATACTGCCGTGGTAGAAAGCCGCAAGCTTGACGCCAAACAGAACGAATATAACCTCACCAAAAGCTTGGTAGATAACCTGGAAGGTTTCCCGGAGTCTATCCGCTTTTTGAAAAAGAACCAGGAATGGGCCAAAAATGCGCCACTGTTTAGCGACGTGCTATTTTGCCGTGAAGAATACCGTGTGGCCATTGAGAACTACCTGGAACCGATGATGAACCACTATGTGGTGGCCAATTATCAGGAGGCTATCAGCGCCATCCAGTTGCTGAGCAATGCATCGCGTGGCAGGGCGCAGTTTTTCATTCTGGAAAATTATACTGATGCCACCACTCCCCCAACAGATGATGTACCGGCCGACTGGCTGCCTGCCCTCAGTGTGATTGAGGTGGAAGCCAAATACCGCCCGCTGTGTAATCACCTGCTCAAAAATGTTTACCTGATTGATGACGGTGCCGATAACGGCTTAGATACCGCTACCCTGCCCAGCGGCTCTATAGTACTGGGCAAGAGCGGCAAGTTCAATAAAACCAAATTGACCATGGCAGGTGGCTCTGTAGGCTTATTTGAGGGTAAACGTATCGGTCGCGCCAAGAATTTGGAAAACCTTGCTAAAGAGATTAAGCAAAGCGAGATACAGGTTGAAAAACTAAAAGCCCGCGCTGAAGAACTGCAGCATACACTGGTAGAACTGCGTGCCGCAGGCAAGGCCGAAGAAATCCGTCAGAAACAACAGGCGCTCAACCAATTAAATACCGAACTGGTAACTGTTAAAACCCGGCAGGAACAATACCAGGCCTTTATTGAGAACAGCCGCAACCGCAAAGAGGATATTGCCCGCAAAATTGAAGGCATTAAAACCGAAATGCAAACGCTGCAGCCGCAAGTGATTGATTTCAAGTCGCAAAAAGAAGAACAGGCTGGCTTGCTGCTGGAAAAACAGGAGATCTTTAACGAACTGAACGAGCAGCTTACTGTACAATCAAACAGTTATAACCAGGAGAACATCCGCTTCCATCAGCAGCAGAATAAGGTATCGGGGCTAATGAAAGACCTTGATTACCGCGAAACGCAGCAGGAAGGTCTGGATAAGCGCATTACCACCAACAGTGCCGAGCTGACTACGGTTAAGGCCGCCATACACGAGATACTGCAACTCTCAGATACATCTGACGAGGATTTGCTGGAAATGTATGCCCAGAAAGAAGAGCTGGAAAAAGCCGCCCGCCAGGCAGAACAGGAATACTACTCTTGGAAAGGCCTGATTACCGAGGCTGAGAACAACATCTCGCAACTGCGCCGACGTAAAGACAATGTGGAGCTGATTGAAAGCGAACTGCGCGATAAACGCACCAACCTGCGTGTTGATCTGAACTCGATGAAGGAACGCCTATCGGTTGAGTTTAACATTGATATTGAGGAACTGCTGAACGTAGAGCCACCTGAAAATGAAAACGAAGATGAGCTGCGCGATAAAACCGATAAGATGAAACGCCAGTTGGATGACTTCGGCGCCATTAACCCGATGGCGGTGGAGGCCTACAACGAGATGAACGAGCGTTACACCTTCATCCAAAACCAAAAGCGCGACCTGATTGAAGCCAAAACATCACTATTGGCTACCATTCAGGAGATTGACGATACGGCCCGCGAGAAGTTCATGACGGCCTTTATCAACGTGCGCGAAAACTTTATCCACGTGTTCCGTTCGCTGTTTAACGAGGAAGACTCTTGCGATTTGATCCTCACCGATCCACAAAACCCGCTCGACTCTGATATTGATATTATTGCCAAACCAAAGGGTAAGCGCCCCCTGTCTATCAACCAGCTTTCGGGCGGTGAAAAGACGTTGACGGCTACAGCTATCCTCTTCTCACTTTATTTATTGAAACCGGCCCCGTTCTGTATTTTTGATGAGGTTGATGCCCCGCTGGATGATACCAATATTGATAAGTTCAATAACATCATCCGCAAGTTTTCAGACAGCTCGCAGTTTATCATCGTATCGCACAACAAGCGCACCATTGCCAGCACCGACATTATTTACGGTGTAACCATGGTTGAGCAAGGTGTATCGCGCGTAGTACCTGTGGATTTGAGGGAGTTGGCAGATTAA
- a CDS encoding PhzF family phenazine biosynthesis protein translates to MNLPIYQADAFTDTLFGGNPAAICPLTEWLPDDVMQKIAIENNLAETAFFVKTGAGYKLRWFTPEFEIDLCGHATLAAAHILYTELAYTGNEIQFETVKAGVLKVARNGDKYALDFPSRPALAADAPEGLIPALSDARPLAVFRSRDYMLVYENEEIITAMTPDFGFLAKVDAVGIIVTARGKTADFVSRFFAPAAGIPEDPVTGSAHCNLIPYWAEKLGKNQLHAYQLSARKGELWCELKGDRVLMSGKAVTYMKGEIYV, encoded by the coding sequence ATGAACCTTCCTATATACCAGGCCGATGCCTTTACCGATACCCTGTTTGGCGGCAATCCGGCGGCTATTTGCCCGCTAACGGAATGGCTGCCCGACGACGTGATGCAGAAAATTGCCATTGAGAACAACCTGGCAGAAACCGCCTTTTTTGTAAAGACCGGTGCTGGCTACAAGCTACGCTGGTTTACCCCTGAGTTTGAAATTGACCTGTGCGGACACGCCACCCTGGCCGCAGCTCATATTTTATATACCGAGCTAGCTTACACCGGCAACGAGATTCAATTTGAAACCGTAAAAGCCGGGGTATTGAAAGTAGCCCGCAATGGCGATAAATACGCGCTTGACTTTCCATCGCGACCGGCTTTGGCTGCTGATGCACCAGAGGGATTGATTCCTGCATTAAGTGACGCCCGTCCGCTGGCTGTTTTCCGCTCGCGCGATTACATGCTGGTGTATGAGAACGAGGAAATTATCACCGCTATGACGCCCGATTTCGGCTTCCTGGCTAAAGTGGATGCCGTGGGTATTATTGTAACCGCCCGCGGCAAAACAGCTGATTTTGTTTCCCGCTTCTTCGCTCCCGCCGCCGGTATTCCTGAAGATCCGGTAACTGGTTCGGCACATTGCAATCTCATCCCTTATTGGGCTGAGAAACTGGGCAAAAACCAGTTGCACGCCTATCAACTGTCGGCCCGTAAAGGCGAGTTGTGGTGCGAGTTAAAAGGCGACCGGGTGCTGATGAGTGGCAAGGCGGTTACTTATATGAAGGGCGAGATTTATGTTTAA
- a CDS encoding HdeD family acid-resistance protein encodes MEITVGRGIRLWWVFVLRGILFLLLGIYLLAAPVSGLIALGFTFGLIIFLAGIADLLRAYQDRDQGDRGWHLFTGIIDLILGIILMTHLGASITILRIVIGFYFLFRGLIIFSFRKAAGGSWWVILGALITLLFVGMIWFNPVFGSMTLVLWVALAFLITGILNIMLGLRLK; translated from the coding sequence ATGGAAATCACAGTTGGTCGCGGTATAAGGCTCTGGTGGGTGTTTGTGCTGCGCGGTATATTATTTTTATTGCTAGGTATCTATTTGCTGGCGGCTCCGGTTAGCGGCTTAATAGCGCTGGGCTTCACGTTTGGTCTGATCATCTTCCTTGCCGGTATTGCTGATTTATTGCGGGCCTACCAGGATCGGGATCAAGGCGACCGGGGCTGGCACCTTTTCACAGGCATTATAGATCTGATACTGGGCATCATCCTCATGACGCATCTGGGTGCCAGCATAACCATTTTGCGTATCGTTATCGGGTTTTATTTCCTTTTCAGAGGCTTAATCATCTTTAGCTTCCGCAAAGCTGCCGGAGGCTCCTGGTGGGTAATATTGGGCGCCTTGATTACGCTGTTGTTTGTGGGCATGATCTGGTTTAACCCGGTATTCGGATCCATGACGCTTGTGCTATGGGTGGCGCTGGCCTTTTTGATTACCGGCATCCTCAATATTATGCTGGGCCTCAGGCTTAAGTAA
- a CDS encoding arginine decarboxylase: MQSYQEFLDLSVGFPQEGFEIIDDELYFQDLNLMEMIETYGTPLRFTYLPMISKKIQQAKLLFQQAIIKNNYRGSYKYCYCTKSSHFKHIVEEALRNEIHLETSSAFDMPMIDTLEKKGVLNKDITVICNGFKTFQYKQYIVDMLHDGFKNIIPVLDNKEEFNIYDDEIEMDTPCNLGIRIAAEEQPNSQFYTSRLGLRMEDVIDFYTNKIEKNPNFKVKLLHFFINSGISDTPYYWNELEKYVTLYCKFKKINPDLDTLDIGGGMPFKDSLVFDFDYEYMINEIVSRIKEICAEHDVVEPDIITEFGKYTVAEASGILYKVLGRKQQNDRERWLMLDGSFITNLPDVWALNQKYILLPINNWDSEYERVNLGGITCDGQDYYNQEAHMNSVFMPKTRKVQYLGFFNTGAYQEVLSGYGGIHHCLLPSPKHVIIRRNRDETFNFEVFGEEQNSKQVLKILGYTT, from the coding sequence ATGCAGAGTTACCAGGAATTTCTTGACCTCAGCGTAGGCTTCCCACAGGAAGGCTTCGAGATCATTGATGATGAACTTTACTTTCAGGATCTTAACCTGATGGAAATGATTGAAACGTATGGTACCCCCCTGCGTTTCACGTACCTGCCCATGATCTCTAAAAAGATCCAGCAGGCTAAACTGCTTTTCCAGCAGGCTATTATTAAAAACAACTATCGCGGCAGCTATAAATATTGCTACTGTACCAAAAGCTCGCACTTTAAGCACATTGTAGAAGAGGCCCTGCGCAACGAGATACACCTGGAAACATCGTCGGCCTTTGATATGCCTATGATTGACACGTTGGAGAAAAAAGGCGTGTTGAACAAGGATATTACCGTGATTTGTAATGGTTTTAAAACCTTCCAGTACAAGCAGTATATTGTTGATATGCTGCATGATGGGTTTAAAAACATCATCCCGGTGCTGGATAACAAAGAGGAGTTTAACATCTACGATGATGAGATTGAGATGGACACGCCTTGCAACCTTGGTATCCGTATAGCGGCAGAGGAGCAGCCTAACTCGCAGTTCTATACCTCACGCCTGGGTTTGCGTATGGAGGACGTTATTGATTTCTATACCAACAAGATTGAGAAAAATCCTAACTTTAAGGTAAAGCTGCTGCACTTCTTTATCAACTCTGGTATATCTGATACCCCTTACTACTGGAACGAGTTGGAGAAATACGTAACGCTATACTGCAAGTTTAAAAAGATTAACCCTGATCTGGATACGCTGGATATTGGCGGCGGCATGCCTTTCAAAGACTCGCTGGTGTTTGATTTTGACTACGAGTACATGATCAACGAGATTGTGAGCCGTATCAAAGAAATCTGCGCCGAGCATGACGTGGTTGAACCAGATATTATTACCGAGTTTGGTAAATATACCGTGGCCGAAGCTTCAGGCATCCTTTATAAAGTACTGGGCCGTAAGCAACAGAATGATCGTGAGCGCTGGCTGATGCTGGATGGATCTTTCATTACCAACCTGCCGGATGTTTGGGCTTTGAACCAAAAATACATATTGTTACCGATCAACAACTGGGATTCTGAATACGAGCGTGTAAACCTCGGCGGTATCACCTGCGATGGTCAGGACTATTACAACCAGGAGGCACACATGAACAGTGTGTTTATGCCCAAAACCCGTAAAGTGCAATACCTGGGCTTCTTTAACACCGGCGCTTACCAGGAGGTACTGAGCGGCTACGGCGGTATCCACCACTGTCTGCTGCCATCGCCTAAACATGTAATCATCCGCCGTAACCGCGATGAGACATTCAACTTCGAGGTATTTGGCGAAGAACAGAACAGCAAGCAAGTATTGAAGATTCTGGGTTATACCACCTAA
- the ctlX gene encoding citrulline utilization hydrolase CtlX: MYPTTLLMIRPVAFGYNEQTAESNAFQIKDTAQQDAQEQALKEFDRFVKILRDNGINVLVIEDTVTPHTPDSIFPNNWISFHETGDIFLYPMQAENRRLERREDVISTLEDTFKVRHVIDLSRFEKQGKYLEGTGSMVFDRENKVAYACLSPRTDQDVLDRFCEESFYTAVTFHAADQNGQAIYHTNVMMCIASKYAVICLDSIADNMERLTVISSLEMSGKSIVNISYDQMNHFAGNMLEVFNAQGESLLVMSGSAHASLDEKQISTLEKYSRIIHSDIPVIERNGGGSVRCMMAEVALSPLVR; this comes from the coding sequence ATGTACCCCACTACCCTGTTGATGATCCGTCCGGTGGCTTTTGGTTACAATGAACAAACGGCCGAAAGCAATGCTTTTCAGATAAAAGATACAGCACAACAGGACGCGCAAGAGCAGGCGCTAAAGGAGTTTGACCGCTTTGTTAAAATACTGCGCGATAACGGCATAAACGTACTGGTTATAGAGGACACCGTGACGCCACACACGCCTGATTCGATCTTCCCCAACAACTGGATCTCATTTCATGAAACCGGCGACATCTTCCTTTACCCGATGCAGGCCGAAAACCGCCGATTGGAGCGCCGGGAGGATGTAATCAGCACACTGGAAGACACCTTTAAAGTGCGCCACGTGATTGACCTGAGCCGCTTTGAAAAGCAAGGAAAATACCTGGAGGGCACCGGCAGCATGGTATTTGACAGGGAAAACAAAGTAGCCTACGCCTGCCTCTCCCCCCGTACAGACCAAGATGTACTGGACCGTTTCTGCGAAGAGTCATTTTATACCGCTGTTACCTTCCACGCGGCAGATCAAAACGGACAGGCTATCTACCACACTAACGTAATGATGTGCATTGCCAGCAAATACGCGGTGATTTGCCTGGATAGCATTGCCGATAATATGGAGCGACTGACGGTCATCAGCTCATTGGAGATGAGCGGCAAAAGCATCGTAAACATCAGCTATGATCAGATGAACCACTTTGCCGGCAACATGCTAGAGGTATTTAATGCGCAGGGCGAAAGTTTGCTGGTGATGTCTGGCAGTGCTCATGCCTCACTGGATGAAAAGCAGATTAGTACGCTAGAGAAATATTCGCGCATTATCCACAGTGATATTCCGGTGATTGAACGTAATGGCGGTGGTAGTGTGAGATGTATGATGGCAGAAGTGGCGTTAAGCCCCCTGGTCCGCTAA
- the rpmA gene encoding 50S ribosomal protein L27: protein MAHKKGAGSSKNGRESHSKRLGIKIFGGQPAIAGNIIVRQRGTQHNPGLNVGIGKDHTLFALADGHVVFKKKADNRSYVSVLPIEAAPVAEVAAPKAKAAKVKEVAAEEAPAKKAPKAKAAKADDAAAE, encoded by the coding sequence ATGGCACATAAGAAAGGCGCCGGTAGTTCCAAGAACGGTCGCGAATCGCACAGCAAACGCTTAGGTATCAAAATCTTCGGTGGTCAACCTGCTATTGCTGGTAACATCATCGTTCGTCAGCGCGGTACCCAGCACAACCCAGGTCTTAACGTAGGTATTGGTAAAGACCACACTTTATTTGCATTGGCTGATGGCCATGTAGTATTCAAAAAGAAAGCTGATAACCGTTCATACGTTTCAGTTCTTCCAATTGAAGCTGCACCAGTTGCAGAGGTAGCTGCTCCTAAAGCAAAAGCTGCTAAAGTAAAAGAAGTAGCTGCTGAAGAAGCTCCAGCAAAAAAAGCTCCTAAAGCAAAAGCTGCTAAAGCAGACGACGCTGCTGCTGAATAA
- the rplU gene encoding 50S ribosomal protein L21, producing MYAIVSIAGQQFKVAKDQHLFVHRLQGDEGASIEFDTVLLAENEGKFKLGADLKGAKVSATILSHLKGDKVLVFKKKRRKGYKKKNGHRQQFTKIQITGITL from the coding sequence ATGTACGCAATAGTAAGTATAGCAGGACAGCAATTTAAAGTTGCTAAAGACCAGCATCTGTTTGTACACCGCTTACAAGGAGATGAAGGCGCTAGTATTGAATTTGACACCGTGTTATTAGCTGAAAACGAAGGCAAATTTAAATTAGGTGCAGACCTAAAAGGTGCTAAAGTATCGGCTACTATCCTGTCTCATTTAAAAGGTGACAAAGTACTGGTTTTCAAAAAGAAACGTCGTAAAGGTTACAAAAAGAAAAACGGTCACCGTCAGCAGTTCACTAAGATCCAGATCACTGGCATCACCCTTTAA
- a CDS encoding dicarboxylate/amino acid:cation symporter: MLKNKLTLYIFIALVLGIVTGYLYNARVIDLYNQQISAADTRLKAINTQMVEMKDTTVAQYTALKKERTNIAQTRKTADATREDKLELFSILSKIFLNLIKMVVAPLVFTTLVVGVAKVGDIKSVGRIGGKTLLWFLSATLVSLLLGMVLVNLFKPGVAMHLPLPDSHLGTDIKKAAISLKDFVDHVFPRSFTEAMANNEILQIVIFALFFGVGTAAIGQQGEIVIKFMDAVAHVILKITGYVMKLAPLAVFGAITVVVAKQGVGVLSTYVLFIGEFYFALILLWCVIVFAGFMVLGKRSLTLVGNIKDAMLVAFSTSTSEAAYPRVLIELEKFGCNNKIVSFVLPLGYSFNLDGSMMYMTFASVFLAQSYNIHLSLGHEITMLLVLMLTSKGVAGVPRASLVVIAGTIAMFGIPEASLGLILGIDPLLDMGRSATNVLGNAMATAVVSKWEGELSLNQDSEDLGD, from the coding sequence ATGCTTAAGAACAAACTGACGCTCTATATTTTTATAGCGCTGGTGCTTGGTATTGTTACCGGTTACCTGTACAACGCCAGGGTAATAGACCTGTACAACCAGCAAATCAGCGCTGCCGATACCCGCCTTAAAGCCATCAATACGCAGATGGTAGAAATGAAGGATACCACCGTTGCCCAGTATACCGCCCTCAAAAAAGAACGCACCAACATTGCCCAAACCCGTAAAACGGCCGATGCCACTCGCGAAGATAAACTGGAGCTCTTCTCTATCCTCAGCAAAATATTTCTGAACCTGATTAAGATGGTAGTGGCTCCGCTGGTATTTACCACGCTGGTGGTGGGCGTTGCCAAGGTGGGCGATATCAAATCCGTCGGGCGTATTGGAGGTAAAACATTACTTTGGTTTTTAAGCGCCACGCTGGTGTCTTTATTATTAGGTATGGTATTGGTAAACCTATTTAAGCCGGGTGTGGCTATGCACTTGCCCCTCCCCGACAGCCACCTGGGCACTGACATTAAGAAAGCCGCCATCTCCCTTAAAGACTTTGTAGACCACGTTTTCCCGCGCAGCTTTACTGAGGCTATGGCCAATAACGAGATCTTGCAGATTGTGATTTTTGCGCTCTTCTTTGGAGTGGGCACTGCAGCTATCGGTCAGCAGGGCGAAATTGTCATTAAGTTTATGGATGCTGTTGCGCACGTGATATTGAAGATAACCGGTTATGTAATGAAACTGGCGCCGTTGGCCGTTTTCGGGGCCATTACGGTGGTGGTGGCCAAGCAGGGCGTGGGCGTTCTATCAACCTACGTGCTGTTTATCGGCGAGTTTTATTTTGCGTTGATCCTGCTATGGTGCGTTATTGTTTTTGCCGGCTTTATGGTGCTGGGCAAACGTTCGCTTACACTGGTGGGCAATATTAAAGATGCTATGCTGGTGGCCTTTAGTACCTCCACCAGCGAGGCTGCCTACCCCCGCGTACTCATAGAACTGGAAAAGTTTGGCTGCAATAACAAGATTGTGAGCTTTGTACTGCCCTTGGGGTATTCTTTTAACCTGGATGGCTCGATGATGTATATGACGTTTGCTTCGGTCTTCCTGGCGCAATCTTATAATATTCATCTTTCGCTGGGACATGAGATCACAATGCTCTTGGTACTGATGCTCACCAGTAAAGGCGTAGCCGGTGTGCCGCGTGCATCGCTGGTAGTAATTGCAGGTACCATTGCCATGTTTGGCATCCCCGAGGCCAGTTTAGGTTTGATATTGGGCATAGATCCGTTGTTGGATATGGGCCGATCGGCTACCAACGTGCTGGGTAACGCCATGGCTACGGCTGTGGTGAGCAAGTGGGAAGGCGAACTAAGTCTGAACCAGGATTCTGAGGATTTAGGAGATTAA